From Piliocolobus tephrosceles isolate RC106 chromosome 16, ASM277652v3, whole genome shotgun sequence, the proteins below share one genomic window:
- the PLD2 gene encoding phospholipase D2 has protein sequence MMATPESLFPTGGELDSSQLQMESDEVDTLREGEDPADRMHPFLAIYELQPLKVHPLVFATGVPVTAQVVGTERYTSGSKVGTCTLYSVRLTHGDFTWTTKKKFRHFQELHRDLLRHKVLMSLLPLARFAVAYSPAQDAANREMPSLPRAGPEGSTRHAASKQKYLENYLNRLLTMSFYRNYHALTEFLEVSQLSFIPDLGCKGLEGTIRKRSGGHRVPGLTCCGRDQVCYRWSKRWLVVKDSFLLYMCLETGAISFVQLFDPGFEVQVGKRSTEARYGVRIDTSHRSLILKCSSYRQARWWAQEITELARGPGRDFLQLHQHDSYAPPRPGTMARWFVNGAGYFAAVADAILRAQEEIFITDWWLSPEVYLKRPAHSDDWRLDIMLKRKAEEGVRVSVLLFKEVELALGINSGYSKRALMLLHPNIKVMRHPDQVTLWAHHEKLLVVDQVVAFLGGLDLAYGRWDDLHYRLTDLGDSSESAASQPPTPCPDSPATPDLSRNQFFWLGKDYSNLITKDWVQLDRPFEDFIDRETTPRMPWRDVGVVVHGLPARDLARHFIQRWNFTKTTKAKYKTPTYPYLLPKSTSTANQLPFTLPGGQCTTVQVLRSVDRWSAGTLENSILNAYLHTIKESRHFLYIENQFFISCSDGRTVLNKVGDAIVDRILKAHKQGQCFRVYVLLPLLPGFEGDISTGGGNSIQAILHFTYRTLCRGEYSILHRLKAAMGTAWRDYISICGLRTHGELGGHPVSELIYIHSKMLIADDRTVIIGSANINDRSLLGKRDSELAVLIEDTETEPSLMNGVEYQAGRFASSLRKHCFSVILGANTRPDLDLRDPVCDDFFQLWQDTAESNANIYEQIFRCLPTNATRSLRTLREYVAVEPLATVSPPLARSELTQVQGHLVHFPLKFLEDESLLPPLGSKEGMVPLEVWT, from the exons ATGATGGCGACCCCTGAGAGCCTCTTCCCCACTGGGGGCGAACTGGACTCCAGCCAGCTCCAGATGGAGTCCGATGAGGTGGACACTCTGAGGGAGGGAGAAGACCCAG CCGACCGGATGCACCCGTTTCTGGCCATCTATGAgcttcagcctctgaaagtgcacCCCTTGGTGTTCGCAACTGGGGTCCCTGTCACAGCCCAGGTGGTGGGCACCGAAAGATACACCAGCGGATCCAAG GTGGGAACCTGCACTCTGTATTCTGTCCGCTTGACTCACGGCGACTTTACCTGGACAACCAAGAAGAAGTTCCGTCATTTTCAGGAGCTGCATCGGGACCTCCTGAGACACAAAGTCTTGATGAGTCTGCTCCCTCTGGCTCG TTTTGCCGTTGCCTATTCTCCAGCCCAAGATGCAGCCAACAGAGAGATGCCCTCTCTACCCCGGGCAGGTCCTGAGGGCTCCACCAGACATGCAGCCAGCAAACAG AAATACCTGGAGAATTACCTCAACCGCCTCTTGACCATGTCTTTCTATCGCAACTACCATGCTTTG ACAGAATTCCTGGAAGTCAGTCAGCTGTCCTTTATCCCAGACCTGGGCTGCAAAGGACT AGAGGGGACGATCCGAAAGCGCTCAGGTGGCCACCGTGTTCCTGGCCTCACCTGCTGTGGCCGAGACCAAGTTTGTTATCGCTGGTCCAAGAG GTGGCTGGTGGTGAAGGACTCCTTCCTGCTGTACATGTGCCTCGAGACGGGTGCCATCTCATTTGTTCAGCTGTTTGACCCTGGCTTTGAGGTGCAGGTGGGGAAAAGGAGCACGGAGGCACGGTACGGTGTGCGGATCGACACCTCCCACAG GTCCTTGATTCTCAAGTGCAGCAGCTACCggcaggcacggtggtgggcccAAGAGATCACTGAGCTAGCGCGGGGCCCAGGCAGAGACTTCCTACAGCTGCACCAGCATGACAGCTATGCCCCACCCCGGCCTGGGACCATGGCCCGGTG GTTTGTGAATGGGGCAGGTTACTTTGCTGCTGTGGCAGATGCCATCCTTCGAGCTCAAGAGGAGATTTTCATCACAGACTGGTG GTTGAGTCCTGAGGTTTACCTGAAGCGTCCGGCCCATTCAGATGACTGGAGACTGGACATTATGCTCAAGAGGAAGGCG GAGGAGGGTGTCCGCGTGTCCGTTCTGCTGTTTAAGGAAGTGGAATTGGCCTTGGGCATCAACAGTGGCTATAGCAAGAGGGCACTGATGCTGCTGCACCCCAACATAAAG GTGATGCGTCACCCAGACCAAGTGACGCTGTGGGCCCATCATGAGAAGCTCCTGGTGGTGGACCAAGTGGTAGCATTCCTGGGGGGACTGGACCTTGCCTATGGCCGCTGGGATGACCTGCACTACCGACTGACTGACCTTGGAGACTCCTCTGAATCAGCTGCCTCCCAG CCTCCCACCCCGTGCCCAGACTCGCCGGCCACCCCAGACCTCTCTCGCAACCAATTCTTCTGGCTGGGCAAGGACTACAGCAATCTTATCACCAAGGACTGGGTGCAGCTCGACCGGCCGTTCGAAG ATTTCATTGACAGGGAGACGACCCCTCGGATGCCATGGCGGGACGTTGGGGTGGTCGTCCATGGCCTACCTGCCCGGGACCTCGCCCGGCACTTCATCCAGCGCTGGAACTTCACCAAG ACCACCAAGGCCAAGTACAAGACTCCCACGTACCCCTACCTGCTTCCCAAGTCTACCAGCACTGCCAACCAGCTCCCCTTCACGCTCCCAGGGGGGCAGTGCACCACTGTGCAG GTCTTGCGGTCAGTGGACCGCTGGTCAGCAGGGACTCTGGAGAACTCCATCCTCAACGCCTACCTCCACACCATCAAGGAGAGCCGGCACTTCCTGTACATTGAG AATCAGTTCTTCATTAGCTGCTCAGATGGGCGGACGGTTCTGAACAAGGTGGGCGATGCAATTGTGGACAGAATCCTGAAGGCCCACAA ACAGGGCCAGTGTTTCCGAGTCTACGTGCTTTTGCCCTTACTCCCTGGCTTCGAGGGCGACATCTCCACGGGTGGTGGCAACTCCATTCAGGCTATTCTGCATTTTACTTACAG GACCCTGTGTCGTGGGGAGTATTCAATCCTGCATCGCCTCAAAGCAGCTA TGGGGACAGCATGGCGGGACTATATTTCCATCTGCGGGCTTCGTACACATGGAGAGCTGGGCGGGCACCCCGTCTCGGAGCTCATCTACATCCACAGCAAGATGCTCATCGCAGATGACCGGACAGTCATCATCG GTTCTGCAAACATCAATGACCGGAGCTTGCTGGGGAAGCGGGACAGTGAGCTGGCCGTGCTGATCGAGGACACAGAGACAGAACCATCCCTCATGAATGGGGTGGAGTATCAGGCGGGCAGGTTTGCCTCGAGTCTGCGGAAGCACTGCTTCAG TGTCATTCTTGGAGCAAATACCCGGCCAGACTTGGACCTCCGAGACCCCGTCTGTGATGACTTCTTCCAGTTGTGGCAAGACACAGCTGAGAGCAACGCTAATATCTATGAGCAG ATCTTCCGCTGCCTACCGACCAATGCCACGCGTTCCCTGCGGACACTCCGGGAGTATGTGGCCGTGGAGCCCTTGGCCACAGTCAGTCCTCCCTTGGCTCGGTCTGAGCTCACCCAGGTCCAGGGCCACCTGGTCCACTTCCCCCTCAAGTTCCTAGAGGATGAGTCTTTGCTGCCCCCGCTGGGTAGCAAGGAGGGCATGGTCCCCCTAGAAGTATGGACATAG